The Amycolatopsis viridis genome window below encodes:
- a CDS encoding molybdopterin cofactor-binding domain-containing protein, which yields MAHQRRSPAPGDGAPALERRRFLGYLLAAPTLAVAAKLGGDLAAPAPAGAAIPTLPGPADVLDLGDALTLAAMPTSGLIAIQVNRDDTVSFAVPRAEVGQGITTTVAMLIAEEMDLPLSKVGVNLADARPELVFNQLTGGSNSVRSLYNPVRTAAAIARARLLATAAAQWKVDAATLTARDGVIRSASGRSASYGSLAEAAAAARTEEVSATLKKTSEFRIIGKPTTRIDALDAVTGRKRFTMDLQVPGAKPTMVCRPPTINGTVRSVANLAEVKAMPGVTDVVTVSSGVAVRADTFGQCIDAVRALKVDWGPGTVDGESDATVEAKLRAAALPLAVPPVLTQSIDAEFVFAFASNSALETNCAIADVRADRAEIWSGLKSPIVTQEKVAAMLGLPVPAVKVHVVTGGGSFGRKLFGDAALEAAEISKKIGKPVKLMWHRADDARHGRTHPMCLSRVRVNHALGNVVSYEQRHTSVTTDFGHGLGEILTAVAAKLPVGDVGFSQTVFMLSTSMPYNFGATTQLLNEVPLKFHTASMRNVYSPNVVCARELIVDQLAAKMGQDPLTFRRNFLKDDRIRKVLDKVAEVGNWGRKMPAGTAQGIALHHEYKSVSAVLMEIDCRPETVNRKIRNGVAGPRVTKAVAVVDAGLPINPKGLEAQTIGCVNDGIALALTSSLHIDQGLPLEASWDNYFYTRQWNTPPEIEVVVLPATTGEPGGAGELAVASSFAAAACAYGRAVGKMPTRFPINHGTLSFEPKPKVPPVPESPVDGLAHTF from the coding sequence ATGGCGCATCAACGGCGATCGCCCGCGCCCGGTGACGGGGCCCCGGCCCTGGAACGGCGCCGGTTCCTCGGTTATCTCCTCGCCGCGCCCACCCTGGCGGTCGCGGCGAAGCTCGGCGGTGATCTCGCCGCCCCCGCACCGGCCGGCGCCGCGATCCCCACCCTCCCCGGCCCGGCCGACGTCCTGGACCTCGGCGACGCCCTCACGCTCGCCGCGATGCCGACCTCCGGCCTCATCGCGATCCAGGTCAACCGCGACGACACCGTGTCCTTCGCGGTGCCCCGCGCCGAGGTCGGCCAGGGCATCACGACCACGGTCGCGATGCTCATCGCCGAGGAGATGGACCTGCCGCTGAGCAAGGTCGGCGTCAACCTCGCCGACGCCCGCCCGGAACTGGTGTTCAACCAGCTCACCGGCGGGTCGAACTCGGTGCGCTCGCTGTACAACCCGGTGCGCACCGCGGCGGCGATCGCCCGCGCCCGCCTGCTGGCCACCGCGGCCGCGCAGTGGAAGGTCGACGCTGCCACGCTCACCGCCCGCGACGGCGTCATCCGCTCCGCCTCCGGGCGGAGCGCCAGCTACGGTTCCCTGGCCGAGGCCGCCGCCGCCGCGCGCACCGAGGAGGTTTCCGCCACCCTCAAGAAGACCTCCGAGTTCCGCATCATCGGCAAGCCCACCACCCGCATCGACGCGCTCGACGCGGTCACCGGGCGCAAGCGCTTCACGATGGACCTCCAGGTCCCGGGCGCGAAGCCGACCATGGTCTGCCGCCCGCCGACGATCAACGGCACGGTGCGGTCGGTCGCCAACCTCGCCGAGGTCAAGGCGATGCCCGGCGTCACCGACGTCGTCACCGTCTCCAGCGGCGTCGCCGTGCGGGCGGACACGTTCGGCCAGTGCATCGACGCGGTCCGCGCGCTCAAGGTGGACTGGGGACCGGGCACAGTGGACGGTGAGTCCGACGCGACCGTCGAGGCGAAGCTGCGGGCCGCCGCGCTGCCGCTGGCCGTGCCGCCGGTGCTGACGCAGTCGATCGACGCCGAGTTCGTGTTCGCCTTCGCCAGCAACAGCGCACTGGAGACCAACTGCGCGATCGCCGACGTGCGGGCCGACCGGGCCGAGATCTGGTCCGGCCTCAAGTCGCCGATCGTGACGCAGGAGAAGGTCGCCGCGATGCTCGGCCTGCCGGTCCCCGCGGTCAAGGTGCACGTCGTCACCGGCGGCGGTTCGTTCGGGCGCAAGCTGTTCGGCGACGCCGCGCTGGAGGCCGCGGAGATCTCGAAGAAGATCGGCAAGCCGGTCAAGCTCATGTGGCACCGCGCCGACGACGCCCGGCACGGCCGCACCCACCCGATGTGCCTGTCCCGCGTGCGGGTCAACCATGCCCTGGGCAACGTGGTCAGCTACGAGCAGCGGCACACCAGCGTCACCACCGACTTCGGTCACGGCCTCGGCGAGATCCTCACCGCCGTCGCGGCGAAGCTGCCGGTCGGCGACGTCGGGTTCTCCCAGACCGTGTTCATGCTGTCCACCTCGATGCCCTACAACTTCGGTGCCACCACGCAGCTGCTCAACGAGGTGCCGCTGAAGTTCCACACCGCCAGCATGCGCAACGTGTACTCGCCCAATGTGGTCTGCGCGCGCGAGCTGATCGTCGACCAGCTCGCCGCGAAGATGGGCCAGGACCCGTTGACGTTCCGGCGGAACTTCCTCAAGGACGACCGCATCCGCAAGGTCCTCGACAAGGTCGCCGAGGTCGGCAACTGGGGCCGGAAGATGCCCGCCGGCACCGCCCAGGGCATCGCGCTGCACCACGAGTACAAGAGCGTCAGCGCGGTCCTGATGGAGATCGACTGCCGGCCGGAGACCGTCAACCGCAAGATCCGCAACGGCGTCGCCGGGCCGCGCGTCACCAAGGCGGTCGCGGTCGTGGACGCCGGCCTGCCGATTAACCCGAAGGGCCTGGAGGCGCAGACGATCGGCTGCGTCAACGACGGCATCGCGCTCGCGCTCACCTCGAGCCTGCACATCGACCAGGGCCTGCCGCTGGAAGCGAGCTGGGACAACTACTTCTACACCCGGCAGTGGAACACGCCGCCGGAGATCGAGGTCGTGGTCCTGCCCGCCACCACCGGTGAGCCCGGCGGCGCGGGCGAGCTCGCGGTCGCCAGCTCGTTCGCCGCGGCCGCCTGCGCCTACGGCCGCGCGGTGGGGAAGATGCCGACGCGCTTCCCGATCAACCACGGCACGCTGAGCTTCGAGCCGAAGCCGAAGGTGCCGCCGGTGCCCGAATCGCCGGTCGACGGCCTGGCCCACACCTTCTGA
- a CDS encoding (2Fe-2S)-binding protein: MSQHTFTVNGKRVTVDADDKVRLLWVLRDLLGITGPKYGCGINVCKACTSHINGKAFNPCSVPVSAIGPDDEITTIEGLADPETGELHPMQQAWLDRDVAQCGYCQPGQIMAAIAKVRQARAEGREISDADFDEIRNICRCGTYSRIREAVRTAAAEMK, from the coding sequence TTGTCCCAACACACTTTCACGGTCAACGGCAAGCGGGTCACGGTCGACGCCGACGACAAGGTCCGGTTGCTCTGGGTGCTGCGTGACCTGCTCGGCATCACCGGTCCGAAGTACGGCTGCGGTATCAACGTGTGCAAGGCGTGCACGAGCCACATCAACGGCAAGGCGTTCAACCCGTGCTCGGTGCCGGTGTCGGCGATCGGGCCGGACGACGAGATCACCACCATCGAAGGGCTGGCCGACCCGGAGACCGGCGAACTGCACCCGATGCAGCAGGCGTGGCTCGACCGGGACGTCGCGCAGTGCGGCTACTGCCAGCCCGGTCAGATCATGGCGGCCATCGCGAAGGTCAGGCAGGCCCGCGCGGAGGGGCGCGAGATCAGCGACGCCGACTTCGACGAGATCCGCAACATCTGCCGCTGCGGTACCTACTCGCGCATCCGGGAGGCGGTGCGGACCGCGGCGGCCGAGATGAAGTGA
- a CDS encoding PucR family transcriptional regulator, which yields MRYTGADPAVAGLAGRALTRLPEMTKATYEQILGEMTVYREERFVSHDQLFASCRDNLQFLVRALSEPGAPDLSQARATGRDRALAGAPLPELLRAFRIGFTEVWQCFVELTTPAQDVATLVAATTAIWDLMDDYTEDLTSTYRATMAEISRTRQNRRLALVEALFAGGSATEGTLWDIARMLDLPLEGTFVVVAAEAPGLGQEALPLIETRLRERHHASAWRLTPELQIGVVSVRDADGVLELLRDNPRARVGVSPVFAGLGDTARALHLARVAMNSLPPGTKDVARFQESPLAGLVASDPEASAQLAGQVLRPILELPGEEGNVLLLTLRAWFDCGGSTKQIAERVYCHPNTVRHRVKRITDVLGRSLTDPADIAELGAALRALSMFGDRARRAVRTGHRT from the coding sequence ATGAGGTACACGGGCGCCGACCCCGCGGTGGCCGGCCTGGCCGGCCGCGCCCTGACGCGGTTGCCGGAGATGACCAAGGCGACCTACGAGCAGATTCTCGGGGAGATGACCGTCTACCGCGAGGAGCGGTTCGTCTCCCACGACCAGTTGTTCGCCTCCTGCCGCGACAACCTCCAGTTCCTGGTCCGCGCCCTGTCCGAGCCCGGCGCACCCGACTTGTCCCAGGCACGCGCGACCGGCCGCGACCGAGCGCTGGCCGGCGCCCCGCTGCCGGAGTTGCTGCGGGCGTTCCGGATCGGGTTCACCGAGGTGTGGCAGTGCTTCGTCGAGCTGACCACGCCCGCGCAGGACGTCGCCACGCTGGTCGCGGCGACCACCGCCATCTGGGACCTGATGGACGACTACACCGAGGACCTGACCTCGACCTACCGCGCGACCATGGCCGAGATCAGCCGGACCCGGCAGAACCGCAGGCTGGCGCTGGTGGAGGCGCTGTTCGCCGGGGGCAGCGCCACCGAGGGCACGCTGTGGGACATCGCGCGGATGCTCGACCTGCCCCTGGAGGGCACGTTCGTCGTGGTCGCGGCGGAGGCGCCGGGGCTGGGCCAGGAGGCGTTGCCGCTGATCGAGACCCGCTTGCGGGAGCGGCACCACGCCTCGGCCTGGCGGCTCACGCCCGAGCTGCAGATCGGGGTGGTGTCGGTGCGCGACGCGGACGGGGTGCTGGAACTGCTGCGGGACAACCCGCGCGCGCGAGTAGGGGTCAGCCCGGTGTTCGCCGGCCTCGGCGACACGGCCAGGGCGCTGCACCTGGCCCGCGTGGCGATGAACAGCCTGCCGCCCGGGACGAAGGACGTCGCGCGGTTCCAGGAGTCACCACTGGCCGGGCTCGTCGCGAGCGACCCGGAGGCGTCCGCGCAACTGGCCGGTCAGGTGCTGCGGCCGATCCTGGAGCTGCCCGGCGAGGAGGGCAACGTGCTGCTGCTGACGCTGCGCGCCTGGTTCGACTGCGGCGGGTCCACCAAGCAGATCGCCGAGCGGGTCTACTGCCACCCGAACACCGTGCGGCACCGGGTGAAGCGGATCACCGACGTGCTCGGCCGGTCGCTGACCGACCCGGCGGACATCGCGGAGCTGGGTGCGGCGCTGCGGGCGTTGTCCATGTTCGGCGACCGCGCCCGCAGAGCCGTGCGTACCGGACACCGGACCTAG
- a CDS encoding DUF4235 domain-containing protein, whose amino-acid sequence MKLLYKPLSLAVSALGGILAGMLFKQAWRAATGEDEAPEATSSDYSTREVITAAVLQGAIFGGVKAAVDRAGARAFAKATGKKLD is encoded by the coding sequence ATGAAACTGCTGTACAAGCCGCTGAGCCTGGCCGTGAGCGCGCTGGGCGGGATCCTGGCCGGCATGCTGTTCAAGCAGGCTTGGCGGGCCGCGACCGGGGAGGACGAGGCACCGGAGGCCACGTCGTCGGACTACTCCACCCGCGAGGTGATCACCGCGGCGGTGCTGCAGGGCGCGATCTTCGGCGGCGTCAAGGCGGCGGTCGACCGCGCCGGTGCGCGCGCGTTCGCCAAGGCGACCGGCAAGAAGCTCGACTAG
- a CDS encoding cold-shock protein: MVRGKVVRFDEVRGYGFVAPEGGGEDVFMHVNDLDADKRLITPGVVVEFTVSDGERGRKASDIRLVGRPAEGEGPPPAHDLREELTEALLAGVPTLTAEQVLSVRRVVLDVVRDHGWLGR; encoded by the coding sequence GTGGTCAGGGGCAAGGTCGTCCGGTTCGACGAGGTGCGCGGGTACGGTTTCGTGGCGCCGGAAGGGGGTGGTGAGGACGTCTTCATGCACGTCAACGATCTCGACGCGGACAAACGGCTGATCACGCCCGGTGTGGTCGTGGAGTTCACGGTCTCCGACGGTGAGCGCGGCCGCAAGGCGTCGGACATCCGGCTGGTCGGCCGGCCCGCCGAGGGCGAGGGCCCGCCCCCGGCGCACGACCTCCGCGAGGAGCTGACCGAAGCGCTGCTCGCCGGCGTGCCGACGCTGACCGCCGAGCAGGTGCTGAGCGTCCGCCGCGTCGTCCTCGACGTCGTCCGCGACCACGGCTGGCTCGGCCGGTAG
- a CDS encoding zinc-dependent alcohol dehydrogenase, translating to MKAVTWHGKRDVRVDDVPDPRIEEPTDAIVRVTSTGICGSDLHLYEVLGPFLDAGDILGHEPMGVVEEVGPGVPNLRPGDRVVVPFNISCGHCFMCDQGLQSQCETTQVTGKGKGAALFGYTKLYGQVPGGQAEYLRVPQAQYGPVKVPEGPPDDRFVYLSDVVPTAWQAVEYAGIPDGGSVTVFGLGPIGQMCCRIAAHRGAGTVIGVDLVPERLALAERHGVTTIDARAEKDVPGAVREMTAGRGSDSVIDAVGMEAHGAPLGKLAHQMVGLLPDQVAGPLMEKGGVDRLAVLHQAIATVRRGGTISLSGVYGGMLDPLPMMDLFDKQIQLRMGQANVRRWMDDVLPLVSGDGDPLGVEGLATHRLPLADAPRAYRMFQQKQDGAIKILLQPSA from the coding sequence ATGAAGGCTGTTACCTGGCACGGCAAGCGTGACGTCCGCGTGGACGACGTCCCGGACCCGCGGATCGAGGAGCCCACGGACGCGATCGTCCGCGTCACCTCGACCGGCATCTGCGGCTCCGACCTGCACCTGTACGAGGTGCTCGGCCCGTTCCTGGACGCCGGGGACATCCTCGGCCACGAGCCGATGGGCGTCGTCGAGGAGGTCGGCCCCGGCGTGCCGAACCTCCGCCCCGGCGACCGGGTCGTGGTGCCGTTCAACATCTCCTGCGGCCACTGCTTCATGTGCGATCAGGGGCTCCAGTCGCAGTGCGAGACCACCCAGGTGACCGGGAAGGGCAAGGGAGCCGCCCTGTTCGGCTACACCAAGCTCTACGGGCAGGTGCCCGGCGGGCAGGCCGAGTACCTGCGGGTCCCGCAGGCCCAGTACGGCCCGGTCAAGGTGCCCGAGGGGCCGCCGGACGACCGGTTCGTCTACCTCTCCGACGTCGTGCCCACCGCGTGGCAGGCCGTCGAGTACGCCGGCATCCCCGACGGCGGCAGCGTCACGGTGTTCGGGCTCGGCCCCATCGGCCAGATGTGCTGCCGCATCGCCGCGCACCGCGGCGCCGGCACCGTGATCGGCGTCGACCTCGTGCCCGAGCGGCTGGCGCTGGCCGAACGCCACGGGGTCACCACCATCGACGCCCGCGCGGAGAAGGACGTGCCGGGCGCGGTGCGGGAGATGACCGCGGGCCGCGGCTCCGACTCGGTGATCGACGCGGTCGGCATGGAGGCCCACGGCGCACCGCTGGGCAAACTCGCCCACCAGATGGTCGGGCTGCTGCCGGACCAGGTCGCCGGGCCGCTGATGGAGAAGGGCGGCGTGGACCGGCTCGCGGTGCTGCACCAGGCCATCGCCACCGTGCGCCGCGGCGGCACGATCTCACTGTCCGGCGTGTACGGCGGCATGCTCGACCCGCTGCCCATGATGGACCTGTTCGACAAGCAGATCCAGCTGCGGATGGGCCAGGCCAACGTGCGGCGGTGGATGGACGACGTGCTGCCGCTGGTGTCCGGCGACGGTGACCCGCTCGGTGTGGAGGGCCTCGCGACGCACCGGCTGCCCCTGGCGGACGCGCCCCGCGCCTACCGCATGTTCCAGCAGAAGCAGGACGGCGCGATCAAGATCCTCCTGCAGCCGTCCGCATGA
- a CDS encoding SRPBCC family protein: MSTITESVDVDVDVHTAYNQWTQFESFPEFMEGVEEIRQVDDTHTHWVTKIGGVTREFDATITEQHPDERVAWRADSGPSHAGVITFHRLGDNQTRVTAQMDIDPDGFVEKAADKLGILDRRVHGDMERFKAFIEKRGGQETGAWRGDVDRPGS, from the coding sequence ATGAGCACGATCACCGAATCCGTCGACGTGGACGTCGACGTGCACACCGCGTACAACCAGTGGACCCAGTTCGAGTCCTTCCCGGAGTTCATGGAGGGCGTGGAGGAGATCCGGCAGGTCGACGACACCCACACGCACTGGGTGACCAAGATCGGTGGGGTGACCCGCGAATTCGACGCGACCATCACCGAGCAGCACCCCGACGAGCGGGTGGCGTGGCGGGCCGACTCCGGTCCCAGCCACGCCGGGGTCATCACCTTCCACCGGCTGGGGGACAACCAGACCCGCGTCACGGCGCAAATGGACATCGACCCGGACGGGTTCGTCGAGAAGGCGGCCGACAAGCTGGGCATCCTGGACCGCCGGGTGCACGGGGACATGGAGCGGTTCAAGGCGTTCATCGAAAAGCGTGGCGGTCAGGAGACCGGCGCGTGGCGGGGTGACGTGGACCGCCCGGGCAGCTGA
- a CDS encoding UdgX family uracil-DNA binding protein (This protein belongs to the uracil DNA glycosylase superfamily, members of which act in excision repair of DNA. However, it belongs more specifically to UdgX branch, whose founding member was found to bind uracil in DNA (where it does not belong), without cleaving it, appears to promote DNA repair by a pathway involving RecA, rather than base excision.) produces the protein MATSTRRDAAEFVPDSRSLDRLRSAALRCQGCDLHRDATQTVFGDGPAPAKVLMLGEQPGDKEDVAGEPFVGPAGRLLDRALDEAGVDRSQVYVTNAVKHFKFVRGERGKQRIHKKPSRGEIVACRPWLVAELEAVQPSVVVLLGATAASSLMGPSFRVTAHRGELLPAPEEFAGRPERVLATVHPSSVLRAPDRDEAYAALVADLRSVPEMM, from the coding sequence ATGGCCACCAGTACCCGACGCGACGCCGCCGAGTTCGTGCCGGACAGCCGCTCGCTGGACCGGCTCCGCTCGGCGGCGCTGCGCTGCCAGGGGTGCGACCTCCACCGGGACGCGACGCAGACGGTGTTCGGGGACGGCCCGGCGCCGGCGAAGGTCCTGATGCTCGGGGAACAGCCGGGGGACAAGGAGGACGTCGCGGGGGAGCCCTTCGTCGGGCCCGCGGGCCGGCTGCTGGACCGGGCGCTCGACGAAGCCGGCGTCGACCGCTCGCAGGTGTATGTGACCAACGCGGTGAAGCACTTCAAGTTCGTCCGCGGTGAGCGGGGCAAGCAGCGGATCCACAAGAAGCCGTCGCGCGGGGAGATCGTCGCGTGCCGGCCGTGGCTGGTGGCCGAGCTCGAGGCCGTGCAGCCGTCGGTGGTGGTTCTGCTCGGGGCCACCGCCGCGTCGTCGCTGATGGGGCCGTCGTTCCGGGTGACCGCTCACCGGGGTGAGCTGCTGCCCGCGCCGGAGGAGTTCGCCGGGCGGCCGGAGCGGGTCCTGGCCACCGTGCACCCGTCCTCGGTGCTGCGGGCACCGGACCGCGACGAGGCCTACGCCGCGCTGGTGGCCGACCTGCGCTCGGTACCCGAGATGATGTGA
- a CDS encoding hemerythrin domain-containing protein, whose product MTATDKPDLISVIISDHRHVERVFTELEAGTGTPEHRRDLADHVIAELVRHSVAEEQFMYPAARKYLENGDQLADHELEEHAEAEEVMKQLEDVPATDPRFDELMRQLMQDIRHHIEDEEQDLLPKLQAACSAEELQDLGDKVERAKKMAPTRPHPSAPDRPPLNLILDPGAGLIDKIRDRLSKRNT is encoded by the coding sequence ATGACCGCCACGGACAAACCGGACCTGATCTCGGTGATCATCTCCGACCACCGGCACGTCGAGCGCGTCTTCACCGAGCTGGAGGCGGGCACCGGCACCCCCGAGCACCGCCGCGACCTCGCCGACCACGTGATCGCCGAGCTGGTGCGGCACTCGGTCGCCGAGGAGCAGTTCATGTACCCGGCGGCCCGCAAGTACCTGGAGAACGGCGACCAGCTCGCCGACCACGAACTGGAGGAGCACGCCGAGGCCGAGGAGGTCATGAAGCAGCTCGAGGACGTGCCGGCGACCGACCCGCGCTTCGACGAGCTGATGCGGCAGCTCATGCAGGACATCCGGCACCACATCGAGGACGAGGAGCAGGACCTGCTGCCCAAGCTGCAGGCGGCCTGCTCGGCCGAGGAACTGCAGGACCTGGGCGACAAGGTGGAGCGGGCCAAGAAGATGGCCCCGACGCGCCCGCACCCCAGCGCCCCGGACCGCCCGCCGCTGAACCTGATCCTCGACCCGGGCGCCGGCCTGATCGACAAGATCCGCGACCGGCTCTCCAAGCGCAACACCTGA